AAATAATTATGATCCATCAACTTATCTTTGCTCACCCTAAACCCGGTATGAGCGAAAAAGAATTTCAGGATTACTGGGTAAACGTCCACGCTGTACAATATGCTAGTAAAATTACCCAAATCAAAAAGTATCTAATTGATACCCGTATTCCTTTTGGTCCAGAACCAGAAGATCCCCGTTTTAGCGGTGTGGCAGAAATTTGGTTAGAAAATGAGGAAGAGCAACTAGCCTCTCTGCAAAGTAAAGAATTTCTCGAAGGAGCGCGCCTGGATGAACCTCACTGGGCTGCCTTTTGGCGCACCGTAGGACTCGATACTACTACTCATGTCTTACTCGAGGGAGATCCATTGAGTCGAGATAGTCAGATGGTAAAACTTTTGGCTATGGTCAAGCGTAAAGAGGGTATTCCTTTGGAGACCTTTCGCCGCTACAGTTTAGAAGTTCATGCACCTTTGGATCTCAAATTAC
The nucleotide sequence above comes from Gloeocapsa sp. PCC 73106. Encoded proteins:
- a CDS encoding EthD family reductase, with product MIHQLIFAHPKPGMSEKEFQDYWVNVHAVQYASKITQIKKYLIDTRIPFGPEPEDPRFSGVAEIWLENEEEQLASLQSKEFLEGARLDEPHWAAFWRTVGLDTTTHVLLEGDPLSRDSQMVKLLAMVKRKEGIPLETFRRYSLEVHAPLDLKLPGLRRYYQCHVRDGFYAIGEALLDAVIMLWFDDVEALQVALDSPENAIAGKDLENFIEMKYAHTFVTQEHWIIGP